The region TTGACCAGCCTGCTCACCCTCTACGTGGCGTCCCGGGTGTGGAACATCGCCTTCTGGCGCGCGCCCCGGCTGGCCACCAGCGAGCCCGTCGTCCGGTTGCCGAGACTGATGGTGGGCGCCACCGTGGCGCTGGTCGCCCTCGGGCTGGCGTTGACCGTGCTGGCCGGACCACTCTTCGACGTCACCGCCGATGCGGCTGCGGACCTCCGGCTGCGTACCCCGTACGTGCGTGCCGTGCTGCCGGGCGGTGTGCCGTGACCGGCCACTCCGAGCCGGCTCCCGACGCCCCCAGGCCTGCCGTGGTGGGGCGGGGCCGGCTCGGGCGCTGGCGCGACCAGGTGGTGGCGCTCGGGTGGCTGGTGGTGGTCTGGAACCTGCTCTGGGGCGACGTCAACTGGGCCAACCTGGTCGGTGGCCTGCTGGTGGGTGGCGCGGTGCTGGTGTTCTTCCCGCTGCCGGCGGTCAGCTTCGGTGGCCGGTTGCGACCGTGGGCGCTGCTGGTGTTCGCGGGTCGGTTCGTCGTCGAACTGGTCAACGCGAGCCTGCACATCGCCCGGATCGCCGTTCAGCCCGGCTACCGGCCGCGCGGGGCCATCATCGCGGTCCGGTTGCGGGTGCCCACCGACCTGAACCTGGCGCTCACCGCCGAGGCGGTGTC is a window of Micromonospora sp. WMMD961 DNA encoding:
- a CDS encoding Na+/H+ antiporter subunit E; this encodes MTGHSEPAPDAPRPAVVGRGRLGRWRDQVVALGWLVVVWNLLWGDVNWANLVGGLLVGGAVLVFFPLPAVSFGGRLRPWALLVFAGRFVVELVNASLHIARIAVQPGYRPRGAIIAVRLRVPTDLNLALTAEAVSLVPGTLVLEVDRDSGTLYLHFLDSHGPGDLGVARKRTLAVERRIIRAVGSAAELRRVETDSSEKGTRP